From a region of the Basfia succiniciproducens genome:
- a CDS encoding aldehyde dehydrogenase family protein, which yields MINIPSLIQAQRNFFAKGATKSLSFRKEQLLRLKALLEENTQAIIETLKIDLNKPADQVMLAEISPLIHEIDYMLENLDRLAAPKDVESPETLSFFGTGEYHSQIIYEPYGVTLNISPWNYPIQLSISPIIGAIAAGNTVVLKPSEFTAATSALLNRLVAQYFVPEFFVVIEGDVEVNQALLAEKFDYIFFTGSVPVGRIVMAAASKHLTPVTLELGGKSPFIVDKSANLEQAAESLIFGKTFNSGQTCIAPDYLLIQQDVKAEFVAILKQKLQQKFDDNPFENYAKVVSERHYLRIKSFLNDGKIVAGGLFNDETHQMLMTVLDGVTWESPVMQDEIFGSVLPMLTFNGFDEAIERILAQPKPLALYCFTETEENATAVLSQVSFGGGAINSCFLHFFNHNLPFGGVGDSGMGSYHGDRSFYELSHEKAVVTRKIV from the coding sequence ATGATAAACATCCCATCTTTAATTCAGGCGCAGCGTAATTTTTTTGCCAAAGGCGCCACAAAGTCACTCTCATTTCGTAAAGAACAGCTTTTACGGTTAAAAGCTTTATTAGAAGAAAATACGCAAGCTATTATTGAAACCCTAAAAATCGATTTAAATAAACCCGCCGATCAAGTTATGCTGGCGGAAATTTCACCGTTGATTCATGAAATTGATTACATGCTGGAAAATTTAGATCGCTTGGCGGCGCCTAAAGATGTGGAAAGCCCGGAAACTTTAAGCTTTTTTGGCACGGGTGAATATCACAGCCAAATCATTTACGAACCCTACGGCGTAACCTTAAATATTTCCCCGTGGAATTATCCGATTCAGCTTTCAATCTCACCGATTATCGGCGCAATTGCTGCGGGTAATACCGTAGTGTTGAAACCTTCCGAGTTTACCGCGGCGACTTCCGCCTTATTAAACCGTTTGGTTGCGCAGTATTTTGTCCCCGAATTTTTTGTGGTGATTGAAGGCGACGTGGAGGTAAATCAAGCGCTACTAGCGGAAAAATTCGACTATATTTTCTTCACCGGTAGCGTACCGGTCGGTCGCATCGTGATGGCGGCGGCAAGTAAACATTTAACGCCGGTTACCTTGGAATTAGGCGGGAAAAGCCCGTTTATCGTAGATAAAAGTGCAAATCTTGAACAGGCCGCCGAGTCGTTGATTTTCGGTAAAACCTTTAATAGCGGGCAAACCTGTATTGCGCCGGATTATTTGCTTATTCAGCAAGATGTGAAGGCGGAATTTGTTGCGATTTTAAAGCAAAAATTACAGCAAAAATTCGATGATAACCCGTTTGAGAATTATGCAAAAGTGGTGAGCGAACGCCATTATTTACGCATTAAATCTTTCTTGAATGATGGCAAAATTGTTGCCGGCGGTTTATTTAATGACGAAACTCATCAAATGTTGATGACCGTGTTAGACGGCGTTACCTGGGAAAGTCCGGTTATGCAGGATGAGATTTTCGGCTCCGTATTGCCGATGCTCACATTTAACGGTTTTGATGAGGCTATTGAGCGGATTTTAGCTCAGCCAAAGCCACTGGCGCTTTACTGCTTTACCGAAACTGAAGAAAATGCAACTGCGGTTTTATCGCAGGTTTCTTTTGGCGGCGGTGCCATTAACAGTTGCTTCCTGCATTTCTTCAATCACAATCTACCGTTTGGCGGCGTAGGTGATAGCGGAATGGGCAGTTATCACGGTGATCGCAGTTTCTATGAGCTTAGCCATGAAAAAGCGGTAGTAACACGTAAAATAGTTTAG
- a CDS encoding LysR family transcriptional regulator codes for MLNKFDALRYFCVAAETLNFRETANRLSVSPSVITRVVNELEAELGEQLFKRHTRSIKLTSFGEQFLLRAQHLLAESETLFKMGKNQADDLAGIVRITVPSWRNNDEIIRQLLITLESYPEIIIDWREDMGKLDMVEDRIDMGLRIGLEPDQDFVVRKITEIGDVLVASPALVKKLGQPTDLTDFERRYPMAIPINSNTGKPWTLFLNEDITLNPKNPAFYSVDNYSALQAVLLGKCAGLINDFMVKPYLERGELIQLFPEIQIDKWQLFLYRPYQTVTPARVLKVFDLLTEILRKTYY; via the coding sequence ATGCTGAATAAATTTGATGCGTTACGTTATTTCTGTGTGGCGGCCGAAACCTTAAATTTCCGTGAAACGGCAAATCGTTTGTCGGTATCGCCGTCGGTTATTACCCGAGTCGTAAACGAACTGGAGGCGGAGCTCGGCGAACAACTGTTTAAGCGCCATACCCGCAGCATAAAACTCACCAGCTTCGGCGAACAATTTTTACTGCGCGCCCAACATCTGCTGGCGGAAAGCGAAACCTTGTTTAAAATGGGCAAAAATCAAGCGGATGACCTTGCCGGCATTGTACGGATCACCGTGCCTAGCTGGCGGAATAACGATGAGATTATTCGTCAACTTTTAATTACGCTTGAGTCTTACCCTGAAATTATCATCGACTGGCGAGAAGATATGGGCAAGCTGGATATGGTGGAAGACCGTATTGATATGGGACTGCGAATTGGCTTGGAACCCGATCAGGATTTTGTGGTGCGAAAAATCACAGAAATAGGCGATGTGCTGGTAGCCTCACCGGCGTTAGTTAAAAAACTCGGACAGCCGACCGATCTAACGGATTTTGAACGACGCTACCCCATGGCAATTCCCATTAATTCCAATACGGGTAAGCCTTGGACTTTGTTTTTAAATGAGGACATCACTCTAAATCCGAAAAATCCCGCTTTTTATTCCGTCGATAATTACAGCGCGCTGCAGGCGGTTTTGCTTGGCAAATGTGCGGGCTTAATCAATGATTTTATGGTAAAACCTTATCTGGAACGCGGAGAATTAATTCAACTTTTTCCTGAAATACAAATTGATAAATGGCAGCTTTTTCTTTATCGCCCTTATCAGACCGTCACTCCCGCCCGGGTACTTAAAGTATTTGATTTACTGACGGAAATCCTAAGAAAAACCTATTATTAA
- a CDS encoding LysR family transcriptional regulator, whose protein sequence is MKEISLDDMRLFVSVVQSGSLSHAGELTGIPVSRLSRRLTQLEQALGTQLLNRGKKGVSLNELGERFFEHSQQMLQQAELAIESVQKSLENPSGLLRISVAADIFYLFIQPYLATYLNENPQVNLEINLSNQKINMIQDGIDLAVRTGIIDNENVVARLWKKMEFGVFASQAYLAQYSEPQSPNDLYQHHIISQMHTLPWRFQQGNQEVAVFPHSRLTCNDFAIVEQQLKQHSGIGILPITKNHNRSDLIRILADWQLQSVPVSLIYYRNRGAIATVRSFVEFLQRLV, encoded by the coding sequence ATGAAAGAAATCAGTTTAGACGATATGCGGTTGTTTGTCTCCGTGGTGCAATCGGGCAGCCTGAGCCATGCCGGCGAATTAACCGGCATACCGGTTTCGCGGCTTAGCCGCCGTTTGACCCAACTCGAACAGGCCTTAGGTACGCAGTTGCTTAATCGCGGGAAAAAAGGCGTAAGCTTAAATGAATTAGGCGAACGTTTTTTCGAACATTCGCAACAGATGCTGCAACAGGCGGAACTTGCCATTGAAAGCGTACAAAAAAGTCTGGAAAACCCGAGCGGATTGCTGCGGATTTCCGTTGCCGCCGATATTTTCTATCTGTTTATTCAGCCGTATTTAGCTACCTATTTGAATGAAAATCCGCAGGTCAATCTTGAGATAAACCTGAGTAATCAGAAAATCAATATGATTCAGGACGGTATTGATCTCGCCGTCAGAACCGGCATTATTGATAATGAAAATGTGGTTGCCCGCCTGTGGAAAAAAATGGAATTCGGTGTATTTGCCAGCCAGGCTTATCTAGCCCAATACAGCGAACCGCAAAGCCCGAACGATCTTTATCAACACCATATTATCAGCCAAATGCACACTCTGCCCTGGCGGTTTCAGCAAGGAAATCAAGAAGTAGCGGTGTTCCCTCACAGCAGGCTGACCTGCAACGATTTCGCTATCGTCGAACAGCAGCTCAAGCAGCATTCGGGCATTGGTATTTTGCCTATAACCAAAAATCATAACCGCTCGGATCTGATTCGAATTTTAGCGGATTGGCAACTGCAAAGCGTGCCGGTTTCATTGATTTATTACCGCAACCGCGGCGCGATTGCTACGGTACGCAGCTTTGTGGAATTTTTGCAGCGATTGGTTTGA
- a CDS encoding pirin family protein, producing the protein MLQLRKSNERGHANHGWLDSYHTFSFADYFDRNHMHFSDLRVINEDFIQPTMGFGTHPHKDMEILTYVLQGAIAHKDSMGNVKTFTAGEFQIMSAGTGIYHSEFNPSESELLHLLQIWIMPNEQGIKPRYDQKQFADKEGATLILSPDAEGESFKVYQDMKLWRHQYKAHQKVELGLNSRRNYWLQVVKGNLTVNDIALATSDALGISAEELATIETSDEVEFLLFDLR; encoded by the coding sequence ATGTTACAATTAAGAAAATCCAACGAGCGCGGACATGCAAATCACGGTTGGTTAGACAGCTACCATACTTTCTCTTTTGCCGATTATTTCGACCGCAATCATATGCATTTTTCCGACTTGCGCGTGATCAATGAAGATTTCATTCAGCCGACCATGGGGTTCGGCACCCATCCGCACAAGGATATGGAGATTCTGACCTATGTGCTGCAAGGCGCCATTGCGCACAAAGACAGCATGGGCAATGTGAAAACCTTTACTGCCGGCGAGTTTCAAATTATGTCTGCCGGTACCGGTATCTATCATTCGGAATTTAACCCGAGCGAAAGCGAGCTTTTGCACCTTCTGCAAATCTGGATTATGCCGAACGAACAGGGCATTAAACCCCGTTACGATCAAAAACAGTTTGCCGATAAAGAAGGGGCAACATTGATTTTATCGCCCGATGCGGAAGGCGAATCGTTCAAAGTCTATCAGGATATGAAACTTTGGCGTCACCAATATAAAGCACACCAAAAAGTGGAGCTTGGGTTAAATTCCCGCAGAAATTACTGGCTGCAGGTGGTAAAAGGTAATTTAACGGTTAATGATATCGCACTTGCAACTTCTGATGCGCTGGGTATAAGCGCGGAAGAATTGGCAACTATCGAAACCTCGGACGAGGTGGAATTTTTGTTGTTCGATTTACGATAA
- a CDS encoding MarR family winged helix-turn-helix transcriptional regulator — MQNHITSIDLLAETMMQSLQIYMKYARKMGLAENEYVVLYSVYHHQGCSQKDIVADWELPKQTVSFVCKQLVERGWLAFVPDPNDKRGKLMNLTADGFAVIAPIIEAQTAAEQQSAVEFGEEKLATLVQDLIRLNKVLSKNLGVE, encoded by the coding sequence ATGCAAAACCATATCACTTCCATTGATTTATTAGCCGAAACCATGATGCAGTCGCTTCAGATTTACATGAAGTACGCAAGAAAAATGGGCTTGGCGGAGAACGAATATGTCGTGCTGTATTCCGTTTATCACCATCAGGGCTGTTCGCAGAAAGACATTGTGGCGGATTGGGAATTGCCGAAGCAGACGGTGTCGTTTGTGTGCAAACAGCTTGTTGAACGCGGCTGGTTGGCGTTTGTGCCCGACCCGAATGACAAGCGCGGTAAGTTGATGAATTTGACCGCAGACGGTTTTGCCGTGATTGCGCCGATTATTGAAGCGCAAACGGCGGCGGAGCAACAAAGTGCGGTCGAATTCGGCGAAGAAAAACTGGCGACCTTGGTGCAGGATTTAATCCGCTTAAACAAAGTCTTAAGCAAAAATTTAGGGGTGGAATAA
- a CDS encoding DoxX family protein, whose amino-acid sequence MNPIYKLDNLIKTLATNLSPVILLLTRVIIGYMFLLHGLQKLTGGVELTSLMGVGGIIETLGGIFIILGLFTRFTAFILAGQMAVAYFMFHASAETLFNPVENQGELAVLYSMTYLILMITGAGRISLDAKFNK is encoded by the coding sequence ATGAATCCAATCTACAAATTAGACAACTTAATCAAAACTCTGGCGACAAACCTTAGCCCGGTAATTTTATTACTGACCCGTGTCATCATCGGCTATATGTTCTTATTACACGGTTTACAAAAATTAACCGGCGGCGTTGAGCTCACATCATTAATGGGCGTAGGCGGCATCATCGAAACCCTGGGCGGAATCTTCATCATCCTGGGCTTGTTCACCCGCTTTACCGCATTTATCCTGGCGGGTCAAATGGCGGTGGCATACTTCATGTTCCACGCAAGCGCCGAAACCTTATTCAACCCGGTTGAAAACCAAGGCGAATTAGCGGTGCTTTACTCCATGACTTATTTAATTCTGATGATTACAGGCGCAGGCAGAATTTCCCTTGACGCAAAATTCAATAAATAA
- a CDS encoding AraC family transcriptional regulator gives MLNWLIRQTLKLKSGEKGTMGIETPVPELFVFHSETDLRDVSQLQESGICLILQGRKDVRVGDQHYRYQAGEFVCYTVDLPIMTEYLTDDGGYLDLRLFFDLPLMREIIDELNRQNFSFAPASQQKIVSTASPELIRAFEMLISLTENSQDLPIMLPLIKKAIYFYLLTGEQGGTLRQIALQNSNSQRIVETVGWLKEHYNESFDIEQLAAASSMSISGFYAQFRRLTGMSPLQYQKNLRLTKANALLKLGQKNISEIAFEIGYDSLPQFSREYKRYFGHSPRSDLSRAG, from the coding sequence ATGTTGAATTGGTTAATCCGGCAAACGCTAAAACTAAAATCGGGCGAGAAGGGCACTATGGGCATTGAAACGCCCGTTCCGGAGCTTTTTGTTTTTCATTCCGAAACCGATTTGCGGGATGTCAGCCAGTTGCAGGAAAGCGGTATCTGTTTGATTTTGCAAGGTAGAAAAGATGTACGGGTGGGCGATCAACATTATCGGTATCAGGCGGGGGAATTTGTTTGTTATACCGTGGATTTGCCTATTATGACGGAATATCTCACGGATGATGGCGGTTATTTGGATCTCCGGCTGTTTTTTGATTTGCCCTTAATGCGTGAAATTATTGACGAGTTGAACCGGCAAAATTTTTCATTTGCGCCGGCTTCTCAGCAAAAAATTGTCAGCACGGCTTCGCCGGAATTAATCCGCGCTTTTGAGATGCTTATCAGTTTAACGGAAAATTCGCAAGATTTGCCGATTATGCTGCCGCTGATTAAGAAAGCCATTTATTTTTACCTACTGACCGGCGAACAAGGCGGTACCCTGCGCCAAATCGCCTTGCAAAACAGCAACAGCCAGCGCATTGTCGAAACGGTGGGCTGGTTGAAAGAGCATTACAACGAAAGTTTTGATATTGAACAATTAGCCGCTGCGAGCAGTATGTCCATATCTGGGTTCTATGCGCAATTTCGCCGTTTAACCGGTATGAGTCCGTTACAGTATCAGAAAAATCTGCGTTTAACCAAAGCCAATGCGCTGCTTAAACTAGGGCAAAAAAATATCTCGGAAATTGCTTTTGAAATCGGTTATGACAGTCTGCCGCAATTCAGTCGGGAATATAAACGTTATTTCGGGCATTCGCCGAGATCGGATTTATCACGCGCCGGTTAA
- a CDS encoding monovalent cation:proton antiporter-2 (CPA2) family protein, with product MVTEGANYLVSIVTFLGAAIIVVPLFKKIGLGPVLGYLAAGLAIGPFGLALFTDSTTIIHIAELGVVMFLFLVGLEIQPKQLWGLRKYIFGMGSLQVLGATGALTAIGLLYNFSLQFSFIAASGFVLTSTAIVMQTLSYRNDMTSDPSRRIIAVLLFEDLLIVPLLALVAILSPAQTADSLQSHSLWQHIIVSFAGLALLIVAGIWLLDPLFRLVAKTKIRELMTAVALFVVLGSALLMEATGLSMAMGAFLAGVLLSNSSFRHQLEVDIDPFKGLLLGLFFLGVGMSLDLTHVLNHWKMIVSALFLMMITKGIIIYAVARATGSTKLQSLDRAVLMAQGGEFAFVLFSSATLQGVISAEVHANMTAIVVLSMALTPLFIVIYQKWIAPKFAVREVLENDVIEEQNDIILIGLGRFGQIVNHLLRASGFQPTIIDKDAKLVSGMKKRGIRSYFGDACHPDLLHRAGIETVKLVIVAIDNTKQATKIVQHIRQINPKAKIIARAYDRHHVFELAQAGANVQIRETFDSALRTGKQALTTLGIEQEKVHRIGNMFFGKDRHSVKLMADVYDPKKPMFTNADMLKIAFEQDEELKLEIQKILDEEI from the coding sequence ATGGTTACCGAAGGTGCAAATTATTTAGTCAGTATTGTGACTTTCTTAGGTGCCGCAATCATTGTCGTGCCCTTATTTAAGAAAATCGGTCTAGGCCCAGTGTTGGGTTACCTTGCCGCAGGTCTGGCAATCGGACCTTTTGGGCTGGCATTGTTCACCGATTCGACCACTATTATTCATATCGCCGAGCTTGGCGTGGTAATGTTCCTGTTTTTAGTCGGGCTTGAAATACAGCCGAAGCAATTATGGGGCTTACGCAAATATATTTTCGGCATGGGCAGTCTTCAGGTACTTGGTGCGACGGGTGCATTAACCGCAATCGGCTTGCTTTATAACTTTTCATTACAATTTTCATTTATTGCGGCAAGCGGTTTTGTGCTGACTTCCACCGCTATCGTTATGCAAACGCTAAGTTACCGTAATGATATGACCTCGGATCCGAGCCGCCGAATTATCGCCGTGCTGCTTTTTGAAGATTTACTGATTGTACCCTTATTGGCTTTAGTTGCTATTCTCTCTCCCGCACAAACTGCAGACTCACTGCAATCCCATTCCCTATGGCAACATATCATCGTCTCTTTTGCCGGTTTAGCCTTGCTGATTGTTGCCGGCATTTGGTTGCTTGACCCGTTATTCCGCCTAGTGGCGAAAACCAAAATTCGGGAATTAATGACCGCAGTTGCGCTGTTTGTGGTGTTAGGTTCCGCCTTATTAATGGAAGCCACCGGTTTATCAATGGCAATGGGTGCATTTTTAGCGGGCGTATTGCTGTCGAATTCCAGCTTCCGGCATCAGCTTGAAGTGGATATTGACCCTTTTAAAGGGTTATTACTCGGCTTGTTTTTCTTAGGCGTGGGAATGAGCCTGGACTTAACCCATGTTTTAAATCACTGGAAAATGATTGTGTCGGCACTGTTCCTTATGATGATAACCAAAGGCATCATTATTTATGCGGTTGCCAGAGCTACCGGCTCCACCAAACTACAATCTCTGGATCGCGCAGTTTTGATGGCGCAGGGCGGTGAATTTGCTTTCGTATTATTTTCCTCTGCCACACTACAAGGCGTAATAAGCGCGGAAGTGCATGCCAATATGACGGCAATCGTCGTGTTATCAATGGCATTAACACCGCTTTTTATTGTGATTTATCAAAAATGGATCGCGCCTAAATTTGCCGTAAGAGAAGTGCTGGAAAATGATGTGATTGAAGAACAAAACGACATCATTCTTATCGGATTAGGACGGTTTGGTCAAATAGTCAACCACTTATTGCGGGCATCCGGTTTTCAACCGACTATTATTGATAAAGACGCAAAACTGGTTAGCGGCATGAAAAAACGCGGCATTCGCAGCTATTTCGGCGATGCCTGCCACCCGGATCTGCTGCATAGAGCGGGAATTGAAACGGTCAAACTGGTGATTGTCGCCATTGATAATACCAAACAGGCAACTAAAATCGTACAGCACATCCGTCAAATCAACCCAAAAGCAAAAATTATTGCCCGCGCTTACGATCGCCATCATGTTTTTGAATTAGCGCAGGCCGGGGCGAACGTACAAATCAGGGAAACCTTCGACAGCGCCTTAAGAACCGGCAAACAAGCCTTAACGACGCTTGGTATCGAACAGGAAAAAGTACACCGTATCGGCAATATGTTCTTTGGCAAAGATCGTCATAGCGTAAAATTAATGGCGGACGTTTATGATCCGAAAAAACCGATGTTTACCAATGCGGATATGCTGAAAATCGCTTTTGAACAGGATGAAGAGCTTAAACTGGAAATCCAAAAAATTCTGGACGAAGAAATATAA